GATCGAATTTCGACAACCAACTCCCGAGAATTTAGGATGACTTTTTACGACAACTCTTTTGTAGAATATGTCCACCAACAATCACATTTGATTCGCATGGCTGGAATCACAAGGGATTCCATTAAAGTTTCATCAATCTCCATTAATTATTTGGACACAATTCCTGGGCAAGGCGAAATGTTGATCAAAAATATGCTCATAAATGCTGACCTCTACGGTAGCACTGCTCCTATCTATATTTATAAAGACTATTATTCCAACTATTTAAACCGATCAGATG
The Aequorivita iocasae genome window above contains:
- a CDS encoding PulJ/GspJ family protein, producing MMNIRAFTILEMIINLALMSIIVSMVYVVYGYISKNASDYSLMTAENLELKSFSTRLKEDMFKADRISTTNSREFRMTFYDNSFVEYVHQQSHLIRMAGITRDSIKVSSISINYLDTIPGQGEMLIKNMLINADLYGSTAPIYIYKDYYSNYLNRSDGN